The genome window GGGCTCGATCCCTCGACGCTGGACTTCAACCTGGATCGCCGCCGCGCCTCCGACACTTCGGCGGAAGACTTCCATGCACTTGCCCAGACGCCGCCGATGCTGGCGGCGCGCCGGGCCGTCGTGCTCACCGAAGTGGAGTCTCTGCAGCAGCGACGGCCCAAGGCGCAGGCCTTGCACGCAGCGCTGACCACCTATCTGCGGCGGCCGTCGCCGGAAACGCTCCTCATCCTGGTGCAATCGTCAGGAGAGAAGAACAAACCGGATCCCGCGTTCGCCAAGCTCGCGACGTCGGTGGCGTTCGACCCACTGAAGCCGGAGCGGGTGGGCAGGTGGATCCGCCACCGGGCCGGGGCCGAAGGTCTCATGCTGGACGACCATGCGGCGGAGCACCTCCAGGCGGCCGTCGGTGACGACCTGGCGCAGCTCGCGGCCGAACTTGCGAAGCTCAAGGCCGCGGTCGGCGACCGCACCGCTACCATGGATGACGTCGCGGACCTCGTCGGGGTCCGGCACGGTGAGACGGCTCACGACTTGGTGGATGCCGTGACCAGGCGCCGCTTCGCGGACGCGGCCCGGATGATCCCATTCCTGCTCAACGGCCCCGGCGTCACCGGGGTGAGACTGGTGACCGCGTTGGGGGTCGCCCTCAACGGAGTGGCGCTGGCCCGCGCCTGCCTCGATGCCGGTGCGGCTCCCGGCGCCGCACGCCAGCGGCTCGAGAGCGCGATCGAAGCCGCGCGGCCGGCGAACCTCCGCGGCTATGACAACGAAGCGTCGCGCTGGGCCGAGGACGCGGC of Gemmatimonadales bacterium contains these proteins:
- the holA gene encoding DNA polymerase III subunit delta, with product MPALDFDALLRSLKKGEIRPAYYFHGAEDLLKDDALRGLLATGLDPSTLDFNLDRRRASDTSAEDFHALAQTPPMLAARRAVVLTEVESLQQRRPKAQALHAALTTYLRRPSPETLLILVQSSGEKNKPDPAFAKLATSVAFDPLKPERVGRWIRHRAGAEGLMLDDHAAEHLQAAVGDDLAQLAAELAKLKAAVGDRTATMDDVADLVGVRHGETAHDLVDAVTRRRFADAARMIPFLLNGPGVTGVRLVTALGVALNGVALARACLDAGAAPGAARQRLESAIEAARPANLRGYDNEASRWAEDAAGWRADDLQAALTALLGADRRLKATSLGGEAEVVTDAVLAMGARAQVAA